A segment of the Carya illinoinensis cultivar Pawnee chromosome 1, C.illinoinensisPawnee_v1, whole genome shotgun sequence genome:
GTGTGAACATGCAGTAAGATAAATTCTCCAGGTATTATTTAACAATCAAAAACAGACTTTTTGAGGAAAAAAGTGTCTCTCCTAATACAATCCGATCAACTCCCCAATCATCCTTCCATATTTTACATAATCacaggggggggggggggggggggggggggggggaagtaaGGCAAAAGAATaatagaaaattacaaaaaacaaaaaattcacacCTTCTTGTTCTCTCCCTTGCTGCCCTTAGAAAGTCCATTTCCAGATCTTGATTCTGATATCAACCTCACATTTGGAGTTCGAAGTGGAAGCTGTCGCCGCCGTCTTCCCAGTAGGAACAGTAGCTTTAATGCCATCGCAAGAAACTCTGATTCCAATCTTTGGAGAATTGAACCCTCCCATCTTGGCCTTAACTTTCGTGTCGAGCTCTATCTTCAAGGACAGACTGTTCTTACTCTTCACGTCGGTCTTTAAAGTAGAAGCAGAATCACTGTCCAGCTGACTGCCACTGCTCGTAATGACAGACTTCAAAAGGGTCGTGTTCTTTTTGCCATGCACGAAGGAGGGTACAGTTCCCTCGCCGATATCTATATCGTTGGATAGTATAGAGATGGCGATGGGGTCGTAGGTGTAGACGAGTTTCTTGTTAGGGTTCTTGGCGGCGATGCTGAGGTCGAACTTTGAGTTGAGAGTGGAAGAGGAGGTGACATTGAGGTAGGAGAATTTGAGGCTGGTGACAGAGAAAGCCGGGCGGTGGGGGCTGTAGACGACGTAGAAGATAGCGCCAGCGATAGCGACGAGGAGgatgagaaagaagaaggtGAGGGTGAGCCAGAGGCAGCAGGAGCACCAGCAGCTACGGCCGTGGCGACGGCGGTGGTGGGGTTGGGGGCGGTAGGGGGGACGATTGGCGCCGTAGAGTTGTGACTTGGTGGCAGGGAAGGTGCCGTTGGGGGCGGGAGCAGCACCGTTGGTGGCGGGCTTGGAAGAGGGATAGACCCTGTCTGTCATGGTGCGCGTACGCGTGTCTGCGTCACAGATACAGA
Coding sequences within it:
- the LOC122281367 gene encoding NDR1/HIN1-like protein 6, which codes for MTDRVYPSSKPATNGAAPAPNGTFPATKSQLYGANRPPYRPQPHHRRRHGRSCWCSCCLWLTLTFFFLILLVAIAGAIFYVVYSPHRPAFSVTSLKFSYLNVTSSSTLNSKFDLSIAAKNPNKKLVYTYDPIAISILSNDIDIGEGTVPSFVHGKKNTTLLKSVITSSGSQLDSDSASTLKTDVKSKNSLSLKIELDTKVKAKMGGFNSPKIGIRVSCDGIKATVPTGKTAATASTSNSKCEVDIRIKIWKWTF